A single genomic interval of Lathyrus oleraceus cultivar Zhongwan6 chromosome 7, CAAS_Psat_ZW6_1.0, whole genome shotgun sequence harbors:
- the LOC127101777 gene encoding alpha,alpha-trehalose-phosphate synthase [UDP-forming] 1 codes for MQGNNYIPPLTPRSRLERLLRERELRKSSRYTQSTEDGRDGNKESEQLSDSFLSENEAEDVAETGAADDRPRKQRLLVVANRLPVSAVREGVDSYHLEISVGGLVSALLGVKEFDTRWIGWAGVNVPDEVGQKALTKALAEMRCIPVFLDEDIVNEYYNGYCNNILWPLFHYLGLPQEDRLATTRSFQTQFDAYKKANQMFADVVNKHYQDGDVVWCHDYHLMFLPRCLKEYNDKMKVGWFLHTPFPSSEIHRTLPSRSYLLRSVLAADLVGFHTYDYARHFVSACTRILGIEGTPEGVEDQGKLTRVAAFPIGIDSERFIRALALPEVQNHLKELKERFAGRKVMLGVDRLDMIKGIPQKILAFEKFLEENAHWRDKVVLLQIAVPTRTDVSEYQKLTSQVHEIVGRINGRFGTLTAVPIHHLDRSLDFHALCALYAVTDVALVTSLRDGMNLVSYEFVACQASKKGVLILSEFAGAAQSLGAGAILVNPWNITEVAASIGYALDMPADEREKRHQFNFKHVTTHTSQEWAATFVSELNDTIVEAQLRKRQVPPLLPNKVAVDCYSKSNNRLIILGFNATLTEPVDTLGRGGQIKEMELKVHPDLKEPLKKLSEDPKTTIIVLSGSGRAVLDKNFGEYNMWLAAENGMFLRLTSSEWMTTMPENLNMDWVDSVKHVFEYFTERTPRSHFELRETSIIWSYKYADIEFGRLQARDLLQHLWTGPISNASLDVVQGGRSVEVRAVGVSKGAAIDRILGEIVHSKGMKEPIDYVLCIGHFLAKDEDVYKFFEPELPLESSPMAKAMLSNSHRLSSLPRASSTKGGASSSKSGSKATYYKKQRSMSNIERRDLERTSSDPWRTTTRDRTSLHEGSSVLDLKGDNYFSCAVARKRSSARYLLKTSHDIVNLLSDLADHS; via the exons ATGCAAGGGAACAATTACATTCCTCCTTTAACACCAAGGTCAAGATTGGAAAGGCTTTTGAGAGAAAGAGAGCTAAGGAAATCAAGCCGGTATACTCAATCGACCGAGGACGGAAGAGATGGCAACAAAGAGTCAGAACAACTTAGTGATTCATTCTTAAGTGAGAATGAAGCTGAAGATGTAGCGGAAACGGGGGCTGCTGATGACAGGCCTCGCAAACAACGTTTGTTGGTGGTAGCTAATAGGTTGCCTGTTTCTGCTGTTAGGGAGGGTGTGGATTCATATCACCTTGAGATCAGTGTTGGTGGCCTTGTCAGTGCACTTTTAG GTGTAAAGGAGTTTGACACAAGATGGATTGGATGGGCTGGTGTGAATGTGCCTGATGAAGTTGGGCAGAAAGCTTTGACTAAAGCTTTAGCTGAAATG CGATGCATTCCGGTGTTTCTTGATGAGGATATAGTTAATGAATACTATAATGGTTATTGCAACAACATCTTATGGCCGTTATTTCATTACCTTGGACTTCCACAAGAGGATAGACTTGCTACCACCCGTAGTTTCCAAACTCAATTCGATGCGTATAAGAAGGCAAACCAAATGTTTGCTGATGTAGTGAATAAGCATTATCAGGATGGAGATGTTGTTTGGTGCCATGATTATCACCTAATGTTTCTTCCAAGATGTTTGAAAGAATACAATGACAAAATGAAAGTTGGATGGTTTCTCCATACACCTTTTCCTTCCTCCGAAATACATAGGACTCTGCCATCTAGATCATATCTTTTGAGATCTGTACTTGCTGCTGATTTGGTGGG ATTCCATACTTACGATTATGCTAGGCATTTTGTAAGTGCTTGTACTCGAATTCTTGGGATAGAAGGTACACCTGAAGGAGTAGAAGATCAAGGAAAGCTAACCCGTGTGGCTGCG TTTCCTATTGGAATTGACTCTGAAAGATTTATTAGAGCCCTTGCGCTTCCTGAAGTCCAGAATCACTTGAAAGAATTGAAAGAAAGATTTGCAGGCCGAAAG GTAATGTTGGGCGTTGATCGTCTTGACATGATAAAAGGAATTCCTCAGAAAATCTTGGCTTTTGAGAAGTTCTTAGAAGAGAATGCACATTGGCGTGATAAAGTTGTCTTGCTGCAAATTGCTGTGCCTACTAGGACAGATGTCTCTGAAT ATCAAAAGCTTACAAGCCAGGTGCATGAAATTGTTGGACGCATCAATGGAAGATTTGGAACACTTACTGCTGTCCCGATACACCATCTG GATCGGTCACTTGACTTTCATGCGTTATGTGCACTCTATGCAGTTACTG ATGTAGCACTTGTTACATCATTAAGGGATGGAATGAATCTTGTGAGCTATGAATTTGTTGCATGTCAAGCTTCCAAGAAGGGGGTTCTCATTTTAAGTGAG TTTGCAGGTGCAGCACAATCTCTTGGTGCTGGTGCTATCTTGGTAAATCCATGGAACATCACAGAAGTTGCTGCTTCTATTGGTTATGCTTTGGATATGCCAGCTGATGAAAGAGAAAAACGGCATCAGTTTAATTTCAAGCATGTGACAACTCACACATCGCAAGAATGGGCTGCAACTTTTGTGAG TGAACTGAATGATACCATTGTTGAAGCTCAGCTTAGAAAAAGACAAGTTCCTCCATTACTTCCCAATAAAGTGGCAGTTGATTGTTACTCAAAATCCAATAATCGATTAATTATACTG GGTTTCAATGCCACTCTGACTGAACCAGTTGATACTCTTGGAAGGGGTGGTCAGATTAAAGAAATGGAACTAAAAGTACACCCGGATCTGAAGGAGCCTTTAAAGAAGTTATCTGAAGATCCAAAGACAACAATAATTGTTCTAAGTGGGAGTGGTAGAGCTGTCCTGGACAAA AATTTTGGTGAATACAATATGTGGTTGGCAGCAGAAAATGGGATGTTTCTTCGACTTACTTCAAGCGAATGGATGACAACGATGCCTGAAAATTTAAACATGGATTGGGTTGATAGTGTAAAG CATGTTTTTGAGTATTTCACTGAAAGAACCCCAAGGTCTCATTTTGAGCTTCGGGAGACTTCAATTATATGGAGCTATAAGTATGCAG ATATTGAGTTTGGAAGACTTCAAGCAAGAGATCTGCTTCAGCATCTTTGGACAGGGCCGATATCAAATGCATCTCTTGATGTTGTCCAAGGTGGTCGATCTGTCGAGGTTCGTGCAGTTGGTGTGTCAAAG GGAGCGGCTATCGATCGTATCCTTGGAGAGATAGTTCATAGCAAAGGCATGAAGGAACCAATTGATTATGTCCTATGCATTGGCCACTTTCTAGCAAAg GATGAAGATGTCTATAAATTTTTTGAGCCAGAGCTCCCTTTGGAATCATCTCCAATGGCAAAAGCAATGCTGTCCAATTCTCACAGGCTATCATCTCTGCCAAGAGCTTCATCCACCAAAGGTGGAGCTTCGTCCAGCAAAAGTGGATCTAAAGCAACTTACTATAAGAAGCAACGCTCGATGTCAAATATAGAAAGGAGAGACCTTGAACGCACAAGTAGTGATCCTTGGAGAACAACAACTCGTGATAGAACATCGTTACATGAGGGTTCTTCAGTTCTTGATCTTAAAGGTGATAACTACTTCTCTTGTGCCGTTGCACGGAAGAGATCAAGCGCACGCTACCTTCTTAAAACCTCTCATGATATTGTCAATCTCTTAAGTGACCTGGCGGATCATTCTTGA